Proteins from one Sinomonas terrae genomic window:
- a CDS encoding STAS domain-containing protein — protein MEITSADRPGYREIALSGRVNLNSAGQLAEAVDRAVAEGEPRIVLDLAGVPTMDSTGLGALVTACRAARQAGGDLRIVKARPAVRELLERTNVARVLPLHATAEEAFPDQATNR, from the coding sequence ATGGAGATCACCAGCGCCGATCGCCCCGGCTACCGCGAGATCGCCCTCTCGGGCCGGGTCAACCTCAACAGCGCGGGACAGCTCGCCGAGGCCGTCGACCGCGCGGTCGCCGAAGGCGAGCCGCGGATTGTGCTGGACCTCGCAGGGGTCCCGACCATGGACTCCACCGGCCTCGGCGCGCTCGTCACCGCCTGCCGGGCCGCACGGCAGGCAGGCGGGGACCTGCGGATCGTGAAGGCCAGGCCAGCCGTGCGCGAGCTCCTCGAGCGCACCAACGTCGCCCGCGTGCTCCCGCTCCACGCCACCGCAGAGGAGGCGTTCCCCGACCAGGCGACGAACCGATAG
- a CDS encoding DUF4193 family protein — protein sequence MGADYDELRPDVRESQEDSLEAARSANAPDARSVVRDLDGDDLDGGDVPGGEILDAELTVRLVPQGEDEFVCQSCYLVRHRSQIARVHGGAEYCADCEA from the coding sequence GTGGGCGCCGACTACGACGAGCTCCGCCCCGATGTCAGGGAGTCCCAGGAGGACTCGCTCGAGGCGGCCAGGTCCGCCAACGCCCCGGATGCGCGCAGCGTCGTCCGCGACCTCGACGGCGACGACCTAGACGGAGGAGACGTACCGGGCGGGGAGATCCTCGACGCGGAGCTCACCGTCCGCCTCGTCCCGCAAGGGGAGGACGAGTTCGTCTGCCAGTCCTGCTACCTTGTCCGCCACCGCTCCCAGATCGCCCGGGTGCACGGCGGCGCTGAGTACTGCGCCGACTGCGAGGCCTGA
- a CDS encoding AAA family ATPase — MPIDHALVEDTPVITAVLNTDSTGELTIDARTEAVAGASLPALRAALMQRVIAVAAALGRPVRMTTMDESGSTVLVVSPDGSAEPARAQGTGPAEIAEVPDASAPVDSAAAGSRRKARESFLRQEQAEKPATRGLRGVLARTGIRMAPSEAERAERADEQAVSRHWPGPRTIAIVNGKGGAGKTPSTIMLAAVFARYGGAGVLAWDNNQTRGTLGWRTEQGPHEATLLDLLPETDRLLAASAQSADLAHFVHHQSRDRFDVLRSKPVALAHEQRITPADVDAIHSVASKYYRLVLIDSGNDESDPMWLRMIDHADQIVVATTTRADHAEAGALLLEALAERDEASAKLAREAVAVITQADPTATRADLQHMADGYARLTRAVVQVPHDPALVDGHIGYETLRPATRRAWLAAAAQVARGL, encoded by the coding sequence ATGCCCATCGACCACGCCCTCGTGGAGGACACACCTGTCATCACGGCGGTGTTGAACACAGACAGCACGGGCGAGCTCACGATCGACGCCCGCACCGAGGCCGTGGCAGGGGCCAGCCTTCCGGCGCTGCGGGCGGCGCTGATGCAGCGGGTGATCGCCGTCGCGGCCGCGCTCGGACGTCCCGTGAGGATGACGACGATGGACGAGAGCGGATCCACGGTCCTCGTCGTCTCCCCGGACGGATCCGCCGAACCCGCCCGCGCCCAGGGCACCGGTCCAGCCGAGATCGCTGAGGTGCCCGATGCCAGTGCGCCGGTGGATTCCGCCGCGGCCGGATCGCGGAGGAAGGCGCGGGAGTCGTTCCTGCGCCAGGAGCAGGCGGAGAAGCCCGCGACCCGGGGCCTGCGCGGCGTGCTGGCCCGGACGGGGATCCGGATGGCCCCGAGCGAGGCCGAGCGCGCAGAGCGGGCCGACGAGCAGGCCGTGAGCCGGCACTGGCCCGGGCCCCGCACGATCGCGATCGTCAACGGCAAGGGCGGGGCCGGCAAGACCCCATCGACGATCATGCTCGCCGCGGTCTTCGCCCGCTACGGCGGGGCCGGCGTGCTCGCCTGGGACAACAACCAGACCCGCGGCACCCTGGGCTGGCGCACCGAGCAGGGCCCGCACGAGGCGACCCTGCTCGACCTCCTGCCCGAGACCGACCGGCTCCTGGCAGCCTCCGCCCAGTCCGCCGACCTGGCGCACTTCGTCCACCACCAGAGCCGCGACCGCTTCGACGTGCTGCGCTCCAAGCCGGTGGCACTGGCCCACGAGCAGCGCATCACCCCCGCCGACGTCGATGCCATCCACTCGGTGGCCTCCAAGTACTACCGCCTCGTGCTCATCGACTCCGGCAACGACGAGTCCGACCCGATGTGGCTGAGGATGATCGACCACGCAGACCAGATCGTCGTCGCCACCACGACCCGCGCCGACCACGCCGAGGCCGGAGCCCTGCTCCTGGAGGCCCTCGCCGAGCGCGACGAGGCCTCCGCGAAGCTCGCCCGCGAAGCCGTGGCCGTCATCACCCAGGCCGACCCCACCGCCACCAGGGCCGACCTCCAGCACATGGCCGACGGCTACGCCCGGCTCACCCGCGCCGTCGTGCAGGTCCCGCACGACCCGGCCCTCGTCGACGGCCACATCGGCTACGAGACACTCCGCCCCGCGACCCGGCGGGCCTGGCTGGCCGCCGCGGCCCAGGTCGCCCGCGGACTATGA
- a CDS encoding SCO6880 family protein: protein MSTNETPERFGNWLKPSSPGLFGLSLGGVIASGAGLILAMLFVVKGNTAGMLGVLGLTAAIVLLGFVRFGGLTLLERATNGFSLARRRASGEAFYVTGAMGTLPAEFAERLPGALLDVDAVSGRDGIDRPFTLLHHKSVGQLAAVFGCSPDGAAMQETSTVDAQVANFGGWLSEHSVEDGLAGATIVVDSASESSAAMVQAMRDTVAPDAPAFAKDVLGAAAGTLPARAATVNVYATLVYDVAELGGDRDLETAVAEVAARMPHQSASLQAAGAGNAKPLVEAELSQAAQLAYQPTRDAELALDGLAGHGNARPFSQAGPGFFDDSAGRVVFHDGAASMTLMMTVPPGAHITARSFERDPHRV from the coding sequence ATGAGCACGAACGAGACACCGGAGCGGTTCGGGAACTGGCTCAAGCCCAGCTCCCCGGGGCTGTTCGGCCTGAGCCTGGGCGGGGTCATCGCCTCCGGTGCGGGCCTGATCCTGGCGATGCTGTTCGTGGTCAAGGGCAACACGGCAGGGATGCTGGGCGTCCTCGGTTTGACGGCCGCGATCGTGCTGCTGGGCTTCGTCCGCTTCGGCGGCTTGACCCTCCTCGAGCGGGCGACGAACGGCTTCTCCCTCGCGCGGCGGCGCGCCAGCGGGGAGGCCTTCTACGTCACCGGGGCCATGGGCACGCTCCCGGCCGAGTTCGCCGAGCGGCTGCCCGGGGCCCTGCTGGACGTGGACGCCGTGTCGGGAAGGGACGGGATCGACCGGCCGTTCACCCTCCTGCACCACAAGAGCGTCGGCCAGCTCGCGGCGGTGTTCGGCTGCTCCCCGGACGGGGCTGCGATGCAGGAGACGTCGACCGTGGACGCCCAGGTGGCGAACTTCGGCGGCTGGCTCAGCGAGCACTCCGTGGAGGACGGACTGGCCGGGGCGACCATCGTGGTCGACTCCGCCTCGGAGTCCTCCGCGGCCATGGTCCAGGCGATGCGCGACACGGTGGCCCCGGACGCCCCGGCCTTCGCCAAGGACGTCCTCGGCGCCGCCGCCGGGACCCTCCCGGCCCGGGCCGCGACGGTGAACGTGTACGCGACGCTCGTGTACGACGTCGCCGAGCTCGGCGGCGACCGGGACCTCGAGACGGCGGTGGCGGAGGTCGCGGCGCGGATGCCGCACCAGTCCGCGTCCCTGCAGGCCGCCGGGGCCGGCAACGCCAAGCCCCTGGTGGAGGCCGAGCTGTCCCAGGCGGCGCAGCTGGCGTACCAGCCCACCCGGGACGCCGAGCTCGCCCTCGACGGGCTCGCCGGCCATGGGAACGCCCGCCCGTTCTCGCAGGCGGGGCCGGGGTTCTTCGACGACTCGGCCGGGCGGGTGGTCTTCCACGACGGGGCGGCGTCGATGACGCTGATGATGACCGTTCCCCCGGGGGCGCACATCACGGCGCGGTCGTTCGAGCGTGATCCGCACCGGGTTTGA
- a CDS encoding ATP-binding protein, producing MPKTTRHRTPRQSHRVTAKGMTGLGGGRWGSVPQPPFWYAASVQLCGIYPFAAGTTRPAVGTPLGRDMAVGSAVAGDMKTWYDAGLISSPSMMLFGLNGNGKSSVAQRLMYGMAARGIAPAVFDPLKGEHVAAVNALGGTTVSIGPKSRDRINPLDLGALGDAAAKLGGKVGEDLRAQAVRAAVDLVALIVQVNRGRPLTDVQDTVLSLMVRSVIDRVHRPWMGDLLAAFDAPPPEALMGRGEGEDPEFRRQYNDLRASVWSVLNGDLAQLVGGRASVRLEVGNPGGFCFDTSAIPASNRRLLSAAMLATWSIGFGAIDAHWELARHERAQAEAAAAAGEAYEPKVRWGGYLALQDEFWFPMRACEGIVDRADRIGRTNRGLGVSELKITHSPKDAFSLPNSQDRETARGFAQRSGVLGLMALSMDDLGWLDANVVPLNGQEKSIVNGFNAPPNWKPRLDGEGNPLPPPGAGKILLKVPGRVGIPVQMTLTEAEKRLHVTDERSRRHPHPQPQHEVAGAAAGERSAVR from the coding sequence ATGCCCAAGACAACCAGACACAGGACGCCCAGGCAGTCCCACCGGGTCACGGCGAAGGGGATGACGGGGCTGGGCGGGGGACGGTGGGGGTCGGTGCCGCAGCCGCCGTTCTGGTATGCGGCGAGCGTGCAGCTGTGCGGGATCTACCCCTTCGCCGCCGGCACCACCCGCCCCGCCGTGGGCACCCCGCTGGGGCGGGACATGGCGGTCGGGTCGGCCGTGGCCGGGGACATGAAGACCTGGTACGACGCCGGGCTGATCTCGAGCCCGTCGATGATGCTGTTCGGGCTCAACGGCAACGGCAAGTCCAGCGTCGCCCAGCGCCTCATGTACGGGATGGCCGCCCGCGGGATCGCCCCGGCCGTGTTCGACCCGCTCAAGGGCGAGCACGTCGCCGCCGTGAACGCCCTCGGCGGGACCACGGTCAGCATCGGCCCCAAGTCCAGGGACCGGATCAACCCCCTGGACCTCGGCGCCCTCGGCGACGCCGCCGCCAAGCTCGGCGGGAAGGTCGGAGAGGACCTGCGCGCCCAGGCCGTCCGCGCCGCCGTGGACCTCGTCGCGCTCATCGTCCAGGTCAACCGCGGCCGGCCCCTGACCGACGTCCAGGACACCGTCCTGTCCCTGATGGTGCGCTCGGTCATCGACCGGGTCCACCGGCCGTGGATGGGGGACCTGCTGGCCGCGTTCGACGCCCCGCCCCCGGAGGCCCTCATGGGCCGCGGGGAGGGGGAGGACCCGGAGTTCCGGCGGCAGTACAACGACCTGCGCGCCTCGGTGTGGTCGGTCCTGAACGGCGACCTCGCCCAGCTGGTGGGGGGCCGGGCGAGCGTGCGGCTCGAGGTCGGCAACCCCGGCGGGTTCTGCTTCGACACCTCGGCCATCCCCGCCTCCAACCGCCGCCTGCTCTCCGCGGCGATGCTGGCGACCTGGTCGATCGGATTCGGCGCCATCGACGCCCACTGGGAGCTCGCCCGGCACGAGCGCGCCCAGGCCGAGGCAGCCGCCGCAGCGGGGGAGGCGTACGAGCCCAAGGTCCGCTGGGGCGGGTACCTGGCGTTGCAGGACGAGTTCTGGTTCCCGATGCGCGCCTGCGAGGGCATCGTCGACCGCGCAGACCGCATCGGCAGGACGAACAGGGGCCTGGGGGTGAGCGAGCTGAAGATCACCCATTCCCCCAAGGACGCCTTCTCCCTGCCCAACTCCCAGGACCGGGAGACCGCGCGCGGGTTCGCCCAGCGCTCGGGGGTGCTGGGCCTGATGGCGCTGTCCATGGACGACCTGGGGTGGCTGGATGCGAACGTGGTGCCGCTGAACGGGCAGGAGAAATCAATAGTGAACGGCTTCAACGCGCCCCCGAACTGGAAGCCGCGCCTCGACGGCGAGGGGAACCCGCTCCCGCCACCGGGGGCCGGGAAGATCCTGCTCAAGGTGCCCGGCCGGGTCGGGATCCCGGTGCAGATGACCCTGACCGAGGCCGAGAAGCGCCTCCACGTCACCGACGAGCGCTCCCGCCGACACCCCCACCCCCAGCCCCAGCATGAGGTCGCCGGGGCAGCGGCGGGGGAGAGGAGCGCGGTCCGATGA
- a CDS encoding type IV secretory system conjugative DNA transfer family protein, protein MTGGLTNPANNRVRDPAPAGPWVLVGAMLVVGLAAADLWAAITLSHLLDGTAGALPAAVPDRLRALLQSRVGWTGTTTGILIALAVIEALLAAWVLVRLHIRRRGRSRVDDLAGFMGTGRDIAPLTRKAAAATAKRLGVTAHPGTGHPGASDGGAAPVVGVPLGRHLLTGAPLYGSFEDMMVMVAGPRTGKSTSYVIPAMLEAPGACLATSNKRDVLDATRGVRAARGPVWVFDPQGIAAEDPAWFWDPLSYVTDEVRAAQLAEHFAAGSRDPGAKTDAYFDPAGRKLLAGLLLAAALGNRPITEVYRWLTRPTEDEPVRILARHGHELIADAVDGVIAAPDKQRGGIYGTAQQMAECLTNRQVTQWVTRGGPDDRRPAFDPARFVRSAGTLYSLSKEGSGSAGPLVTALTVAVVEAAEELAVASPGGRLATPLMGVLDEAANVCRWQRLPDLYSHYGSRGIILMTILQSKSQAVDVWGESGWRKLFSAANVKVYGGGVSETGFLEDLSRLVGEHERIRSSTTTGSGSGSQSVSYQVQRQRTLDVADLAALPKGRALVFASGARPALVRTVPWMAGPHAQAVKASILAHNPAGQNNLETAMGDVAAAVAAEAKRSVGEG, encoded by the coding sequence ATGACCGGCGGGCTGACGAACCCTGCGAACAACCGGGTCAGGGACCCCGCCCCCGCCGGGCCCTGGGTCCTCGTGGGGGCGATGCTGGTGGTGGGCCTGGCCGCCGCGGACCTCTGGGCCGCCATCACCCTCTCCCACCTCCTCGACGGGACCGCCGGCGCCCTCCCGGCCGCCGTCCCCGACCGCCTCCGCGCCCTCCTCCAGAGCAGGGTCGGGTGGACCGGGACGACGACCGGGATCCTCATCGCCCTCGCGGTCATTGAGGCGCTGCTGGCCGCCTGGGTCCTCGTCCGCCTCCATATCCGGCGGCGTGGCAGGAGCCGGGTCGACGACCTTGCGGGCTTCATGGGGACCGGGCGGGACATCGCCCCGCTGACGAGGAAGGCCGCAGCCGCCACCGCGAAGCGTCTCGGCGTCACCGCACATCCCGGCACAGGCCACCCCGGCGCTTCCGACGGCGGCGCGGCGCCGGTGGTGGGGGTCCCGCTGGGCCGGCACCTGCTCACCGGGGCGCCGCTGTACGGGTCGTTCGAGGACATGATGGTCATGGTCGCCGGGCCCCGCACCGGCAAGTCCACCTCCTACGTCATCCCGGCCATGCTCGAGGCCCCCGGGGCCTGCCTGGCCACCTCCAACAAGCGCGACGTCCTGGACGCCACCCGCGGCGTGCGCGCGGCCCGTGGGCCGGTGTGGGTGTTCGACCCGCAGGGCATCGCCGCCGAGGACCCGGCCTGGTTCTGGGACCCGCTCTCCTACGTCACCGACGAGGTCAGGGCAGCCCAGCTCGCCGAGCACTTCGCCGCCGGCTCCCGCGACCCCGGCGCGAAGACCGACGCCTACTTCGACCCCGCCGGGCGGAAGCTCCTGGCCGGGCTGCTGCTCGCCGCCGCCCTCGGCAACCGCCCGATCACCGAGGTCTACCGGTGGCTCACCCGCCCCACCGAGGACGAGCCCGTCAGGATCCTCGCCCGCCACGGGCACGAGCTCATCGCCGACGCCGTCGACGGGGTCATCGCCGCCCCCGACAAGCAGCGCGGCGGCATCTACGGCACCGCCCAGCAGATGGCCGAATGCCTGACCAACCGCCAGGTCACCCAATGGGTCACCAGGGGCGGCCCCGACGACCGCCGTCCCGCCTTCGACCCGGCCCGGTTCGTCCGCTCCGCCGGCACCCTCTACAGCCTCTCCAAGGAAGGCTCCGGCTCCGCAGGCCCGCTCGTGACCGCGCTGACGGTCGCCGTCGTCGAGGCCGCCGAGGAGCTCGCCGTCGCCTCCCCGGGCGGCCGCCTGGCCACCCCTTTGATGGGGGTCCTGGACGAGGCAGCGAACGTGTGCCGCTGGCAGCGCCTGCCCGACCTGTACAGCCACTACGGCTCCCGCGGGATCATCCTGATGACGATCCTGCAGTCCAAGTCCCAGGCCGTGGACGTCTGGGGAGAGTCCGGGTGGCGGAAGCTCTTCTCCGCCGCCAACGTCAAGGTCTACGGGGGAGGCGTCTCCGAGACCGGCTTCCTCGAGGACCTCTCCCGCCTCGTCGGCGAGCACGAGCGCATCCGCTCCTCCACCACCACCGGATCAGGATCGGGGTCGCAGTCGGTGTCCTATCAGGTCCAGCGCCAGCGCACCCTCGACGTCGCCGACCTCGCCGCCCTCCCCAAAGGCCGCGCCCTGGTCTTCGCCTCCGGGGCCCGCCCGGCCCTCGTGCGCACCGTGCCCTGGATGGCCGGCCCCCACGCCCAAGCGGTCAAGGCCTCCATCCTCGCCCACAACCCTGCCGGCCAGAACAACCTCGAGACCGCCATGGGCGACGTCGCGGCAGCGGTGGCGGCCGAGGCGAAACGCAGCGTCGGGGAGGGCTGA
- a CDS encoding IS3 family transposase (programmed frameshift) yields MSAPRKYPAELKERATRMALEARADPATRVGAYKRIGEQLGIHPEALRTWVRETEVDEGLRPGTTSTDAARIAELERENRELRRANTILKQASGFLRGGARPPVEVMCAFVEEHRDEHGVEPICRVLQIAPSTYYAHRTRQPSARALRDAGLAEKIRTVHEENYGVYGVRKVHAALNREGIPVARCTVERLMRAEGLRGISRAKGPRTTRPAPETARPADLVERRFTAEAPNRLWVADITYVRTFAGWVYAAFVLDVFARRIVGWQVSTSLYTELALDALQMGIWARTRDGADLAGLVHHSDRGVQYRAIRYTERLAEADAVASVGSRGDSYDNAMAEALNSLFKAELVRNRGPWRDINHLEIAVAEWVDWYNHRRLHGELGHVPPAEYEAAHAAPAQQPEPTKTN; encoded by the exons ATGTCAGCACCGCGGAAGTACCCGGCCGAACTGAAGGAGCGCGCGACGCGCATGGCCTTGGAGGCCCGCGCCGATCCCGCGACCAGGGTCGGGGCGTACAAGCGGATCGGGGAACAGCTGGGGATCCATCCCGAGGCGCTGCGGACGTGGGTGCGCGAGACGGAGGTCGACGAGGGGCTGCGACCGGGGACGACCAGCACTGACGCTGCCCGGATCGCCGAGCTCGAGCGGGAGAACCGCGAGCTGCGCCGGGCGAACACGATCCTGAAGCAGGCCTCGG GCTTTCTTCGCGGCGGAGCTCGACCGCCCGTCGAGGTGATGTGCGCCTTCGTCGAGGAGCACCGCGACGAGCACGGGGTCGAGCCGATCTGCCGCGTCCTGCAGATCGCCCCGAGCACCTACTACGCCCACCGCACCCGCCAGCCCTCCGCGAGGGCGCTGAGGGATGCCGGGCTGGCCGAGAAGATCCGCACCGTGCATGAGGAGAACTACGGCGTCTACGGGGTCCGCAAGGTCCATGCTGCCCTGAACCGTGAGGGCATCCCGGTGGCGCGCTGCACCGTCGAGCGGCTCATGCGCGCCGAGGGCCTGCGCGGGATCAGCCGCGCCAAGGGCCCGCGCACGACACGTCCGGCCCCCGAGACGGCCCGCCCCGCCGACCTGGTCGAGCGCCGGTTCACCGCGGAGGCGCCGAACCGGCTCTGGGTCGCGGACATAACGTATGTGCGCACCTTCGCCGGCTGGGTCTACGCGGCGTTCGTCCTGGACGTCTTCGCCCGCCGGATCGTGGGCTGGCAGGTCTCCACCAGCCTCTACACCGAACTAGCCCTCGACGCCCTGCAGATGGGCATCTGGGCCCGCACCAGGGACGGGGCCGACCTGGCCGGTCTGGTCCACCACTCCGACCGCGGGGTCCAGTACCGGGCCATCCGCTACACCGAGCGCCTCGCCGAGGCCGACGCGGTCGCCTCCGTCGGCTCGCGTGGGGACAGCTACGACAATGCCATGGCCGAGGCCCTGAACTCCCTGTTCAAGGCCGAGCTGGTCCGCAACAGAGGCCCCTGGCGCGACATCAACCACCTCGAGATCGCCGTGGCCGAATGGGTCGACTGGTACAACCACCGGCGCCTCCACGGCGAGCTCGGCCACGTCCCCCCCGCCGAATACGAAGCGGCCCATGCCGCACCAGCCCAACAGCCAGAACCCACGAAAACCAACTAA
- a CDS encoding DUF4913 domain-containing protein produces the protein MAEEAWDADPTEEQATEPEPTTYYRNVDEFVREFLASAYRRTLSDRGTPPFWDPEWWRHEEAIMRLEALWRAWEQLRLDPALGMSVWWRDHADHHMPALMADTGPFRYAKAKTNPGEPLPCTAPPAGMFPG, from the coding sequence ATGGCCGAGGAGGCGTGGGACGCCGACCCCACCGAAGAGCAGGCCACCGAGCCAGAGCCGACTACCTATTACCGGAACGTTGACGAGTTCGTGCGCGAATTCCTCGCCAGCGCCTACCGCCGCACCCTCTCCGACCGCGGCACCCCCCCGTTCTGGGACCCCGAATGGTGGCGGCACGAGGAGGCCATCATGCGCCTCGAAGCCCTCTGGCGCGCCTGGGAGCAACTCCGCCTCGACCCCGCCCTCGGCATGAGCGTGTGGTGGCGCGACCACGCCGACCACCACATGCCCGCCCTCATGGCCGACACCGGCCCCTTCCGGTACGCCAAGGCCAAGACCAACCCCGGCGAACCCCTCCCATGCACCGCCCCGCCGGCAGGCATGTTTCCGGGCTGA